The proteins below come from a single Rosa rugosa chromosome 2, drRosRugo1.1, whole genome shotgun sequence genomic window:
- the LOC133732030 gene encoding cytochrome c oxidase copper chaperone 1: MGGLPTENTSSALALPALQPNQGSAVTKSDLDTKPKKKICCACPDTKKLRDECIVQHGEDACAKWIEAHKTCLRAEGFNI, from the coding sequence ATGGGTGGACTGCCAACTGAAAATACTTCCTCTGCCTTGGCTCTGCCAGCCTTGCAGCCAAATCAAGGATCGGCTGTCACGAAGTCCGACTTGGACACTAAGCCAAAGAAGAAGATCTGCTGTGCTTGCCCTGATACAAAGAAGCTGCGAGATGAATGCATTGTGCAGCATGGTGAAGATGCTTGTGCAAAATGGATTGAGGCTCATAAGACGTGCCTTCGTGCAGAGGGCTTCAACATTTGA